One stretch of Chaetodon auriga isolate fChaAug3 chromosome 18, fChaAug3.hap1, whole genome shotgun sequence DNA includes these proteins:
- the fdft1 gene encoding squalene synthase isoform X2: MDILKSLGHPEEIFNLFKFKMGGCSAVMPKLDYESMSESLRTCYLYLNQTSRSFAAVIQALDGELRHAVCIFYLVLRALDTVEDDMSIPLDKKVPMLNDFHTYLYQDGWCFTESQEKDRQVLEDFPTISLEFRNLAQEYRDVISDICHRMGVGMAEFLEKKVGSMKEWDLYCHYVAGLVGIGLSQLFSASKLEDPEVGRDTELANSMGLFLQKTNIIRDYLEDTQEGRVFWPQEAWSQFAGRLEDLAQPEKLEAALSCLNLLVTDALRHVPDVIAYLSRLRNQSVFNFCAIPQVMAIATLSTCYNNPMVFQGVVKIRKGQAVTLMMEATNMRAVQTIIAQYSQEILQKVSLTDPSRDKTLHILALIREKSALSQSSLPSRTHHLSPMYLSAAMLLAALSWQYLSTTAAQAQGTGDMQGQ, translated from the exons ATGGACATCCTGAAGTCACTGGGCCACCCGGAGGAGATATTCAACCTGTTTAAGTTTAAAATGGGCGGCTGCAGTGCCGTCATGCCAAAGTTGGATTAT GAGTCCATGAGCGAGAGTCTGCGGACCTGCTACCTGTACCTGAATCAAACCAGCCGGAGCTTCGCAGCGGTGATCCAGGCGCTGGACGGGGAGCTGAG ACACGCAGTCTGTATTTTCTACCTGGTGCTTCGAGCGCTGGACACGGTGGAGGACGACATGAGTATCCCTCTGGACAAGAAGGTGCCCATGCTGAACGACTTCCACACCTACCTTTACCAGGACGGGTGGTGCTTCACTGAGAGCCAGGAGAAAGACCGACAGGTTCTGGAGGACTTCCCCACG ATATCGCTGGAATTCAGAAACCTCGCTCAGGAGTACCGAGACGTCATCTCAGACATCTGCCACCGTATGGGAGTGGGAATGGCTGAATTCCTGGAAAAGAAAGTGGGATCCATGAAGGAGTGGGACCTG taTTGCCACTACGTTGCCGGGCTGGTCGGCATCGGCCTCTCTCAGCTGTTCTCTGCGTCCAAGCTGGAGGACCCCGAGGTGGGGCGGGACACCGAGCTGGCCAACTCCATGGGCCTGTTCCTCCAGAAGACTAACATCATCCGAGACTATCTGGAGGACACGCAGGAGGGACGTGTCTTCTGGCCACAAGAG GCTTGGAGCCAGTTTGCAGGCCGTCTGGAGGACTTGGCCCAGCCGGAGAAGCTGGAGGCGGCGCTCTCCTGTCTCAACCTGCTGGTCACTGATGCTCTGCGACATGTCCCGGATGTCATCGCGTACCTGTCTCGCCTGCGCAACCAGAGCGTCTTCAATTTCTGTGCTATTCCACAG GTGATGGCAATAGCTACACTATCAACATGCTACAACAACCCCATGGTGTTCCAGGGAGTAGTGAAGATCAGAAAGGGACAGGCTGTCACGCTCATGATGGAAGCCACCAACATGAGAGCCGTGCAGACCATCATCGCCCAGTACAGCCAGGAg ATTTTACAGAAGGTTTCCCTCACTGACCCGTCACGAGACAAGACGCTGCACATCCTGGCTCTGATCCGAGAGAAGTCCGCCCTGTCACAGTCCAGCCTCCCCTCCAGGACCCACCACCTGTCGCCCATGTACCTGTCTGCTGCCATGCTGCTGGCCGCCCTCAGCTGGCAGTACCTCAGCACCACTGCAGCACAGGCACAGGGCACCGGCGACATGCAGGGACAGTGA
- the fdft1 gene encoding squalene synthase isoform X1: MAGACCKCPVSLSVFKRSLSVAPRGCGSAPRSLLLGWRLGERGLQEAARPSSAIRPAGFYQHTAFLCISCQESMSESLRTCYLYLNQTSRSFAAVIQALDGELRHAVCIFYLVLRALDTVEDDMSIPLDKKVPMLNDFHTYLYQDGWCFTESQEKDRQVLEDFPTISLEFRNLAQEYRDVISDICHRMGVGMAEFLEKKVGSMKEWDLYCHYVAGLVGIGLSQLFSASKLEDPEVGRDTELANSMGLFLQKTNIIRDYLEDTQEGRVFWPQEAWSQFAGRLEDLAQPEKLEAALSCLNLLVTDALRHVPDVIAYLSRLRNQSVFNFCAIPQVMAIATLSTCYNNPMVFQGVVKIRKGQAVTLMMEATNMRAVQTIIAQYSQEILQKVSLTDPSRDKTLHILALIREKSALSQSSLPSRTHHLSPMYLSAAMLLAALSWQYLSTTAAQAQGTGDMQGQ, encoded by the exons ATGGCCGGAGCTTGCTGCAAGTGTCCGGTCTCTCTGTCCGTGTTCAAGCGCTCTCTCTCGGTGGCGCCGCGCGGCTGCGGGTCCGCTCCTCGGTCCCTCCTTCTGGGCTGGAGGCTGGGGGAGCGGGGCCTGCAGGAGGCCGCCCGACCCTCCAGCGCAATCAGACCCGCAGGTTTTTATCAACACACGGCCTTCCTCTGTATCTCCTGCCAGGAGTCCATGAGCGAGAGTCTGCGGACCTGCTACCTGTACCTGAATCAAACCAGCCGGAGCTTCGCAGCGGTGATCCAGGCGCTGGACGGGGAGCTGAG ACACGCAGTCTGTATTTTCTACCTGGTGCTTCGAGCGCTGGACACGGTGGAGGACGACATGAGTATCCCTCTGGACAAGAAGGTGCCCATGCTGAACGACTTCCACACCTACCTTTACCAGGACGGGTGGTGCTTCACTGAGAGCCAGGAGAAAGACCGACAGGTTCTGGAGGACTTCCCCACG ATATCGCTGGAATTCAGAAACCTCGCTCAGGAGTACCGAGACGTCATCTCAGACATCTGCCACCGTATGGGAGTGGGAATGGCTGAATTCCTGGAAAAGAAAGTGGGATCCATGAAGGAGTGGGACCTG taTTGCCACTACGTTGCCGGGCTGGTCGGCATCGGCCTCTCTCAGCTGTTCTCTGCGTCCAAGCTGGAGGACCCCGAGGTGGGGCGGGACACCGAGCTGGCCAACTCCATGGGCCTGTTCCTCCAGAAGACTAACATCATCCGAGACTATCTGGAGGACACGCAGGAGGGACGTGTCTTCTGGCCACAAGAG GCTTGGAGCCAGTTTGCAGGCCGTCTGGAGGACTTGGCCCAGCCGGAGAAGCTGGAGGCGGCGCTCTCCTGTCTCAACCTGCTGGTCACTGATGCTCTGCGACATGTCCCGGATGTCATCGCGTACCTGTCTCGCCTGCGCAACCAGAGCGTCTTCAATTTCTGTGCTATTCCACAG GTGATGGCAATAGCTACACTATCAACATGCTACAACAACCCCATGGTGTTCCAGGGAGTAGTGAAGATCAGAAAGGGACAGGCTGTCACGCTCATGATGGAAGCCACCAACATGAGAGCCGTGCAGACCATCATCGCCCAGTACAGCCAGGAg ATTTTACAGAAGGTTTCCCTCACTGACCCGTCACGAGACAAGACGCTGCACATCCTGGCTCTGATCCGAGAGAAGTCCGCCCTGTCACAGTCCAGCCTCCCCTCCAGGACCCACCACCTGTCGCCCATGTACCTGTCTGCTGCCATGCTGCTGGCCGCCCTCAGCTGGCAGTACCTCAGCACCACTGCAGCACAGGCACAGGGCACCGGCGACATGCAGGGACAGTGA